ATCCACTTTTCCAGCAGGCGAAACCAGCCAACccgagaaggctgagaggagaccttccaTCAGCACCCAATCAGAGAGCAAACGCGGTTTGATAGGCACGCCGCTTCACCTATCGACGAGTGGAAGAGGCGGGCATCCACCGGTGTCCAATACGAGGGCGCGTCTCTTTGACGAGCGGCGCGGCTGCCCAATCGCGGCCGCCCCCGCCATGGCGGCGTCCGGGCCgtgaggcggcggtggcggcCATGTCGGGCCGGGGCGTGTGGCAGCGGGCGCGGGCGCGGCTGCGGCGCTTCCCGGAGCTGCTGGCGGGGTGCGGGGAGCAGgtgcggccggggcgggcggggggcggcccggGGTGGGTCCCGGTGCTCCGGTTGTGTCGTTCTCCGCAGGCAGCTGCCTACGGGCGGtgcgtggcggcggcggcggccgggccggcggAGCTGCGGCGGGACCAGTGTCTGCGGGAGTTCCGGGCGCTGCGGGACTGCCTGGCCCGGGCGGTACGTGCGCGGCCCCGGGCGGTGagcgggctgtgctggggccgaACCCCGAACCCCGCGGGCGGCTCCGGGCCCTTGAGGTGCTGAGCGAGTTGGGaggagggagcggagctggtgaggggctggagctcaatgtgatgggagcggctgggggacctgggggttcagctggagaacaggggctgaggggagaccttctgatctctgaactgcctgaaaggagcttggagccaggggggtcgggctctgctccccaggaacaagcgccaggagcagaggaaacggcctcaagttgcccaggggaggttgagggtggatttaggaacaatttctcccccaaagcgctgtggggcattggaacaggctgcccagggcagtgctggagtcaccatccctggggggttgAAATGCACACACGAGGCTCTTGGGacaggggcagtgccggggggtcacggttggactggatggtcttgaggggcttttccaatacAACGGATCTGTGCTTGTTCGCAGGCGAAGGCGACGCCGCAGTGACCACGGGGCCGGGCTGGGGACGCTGCAGTGAAATAAAAACTGGAACCCAACCCGGCTTGTCCTTCAATTACAGAATAGAGCTGGGGGAGGGCGGCCGGAGAGCCCCAGAGCCGCCTGTCCCGCGCCCCTGAACGGCAATGAGTGTTCAGCAGGGGCGGCGGGAGGGTCACAGCCTCCCCCCCTTCCCTGCAGCAGCGAGGGGCAAACCTCAGATGAAACACACGACCCCTCTCCCTTCGGGAACAGAACTCGTGCACGGAGCAGACAGCGCTGCCCGCCGGGGAAGCACAGCCCCAGGGCTGAGGAGGCCTTTCGCTGATCTCTTgtagttttttaaaaagaattcagCTCAAAATGCTTCAGGTTGTTTTATTGACCAGCTTGGCCTCCCCTCTGGTCTCTCCCGCCGGTCCCCAGCCGGTGCTGAGGAGCGTCAGGAGCGTCTTTGGTCCTTTGTGTTCACACAGACAGCTCAAAATCGCCGAAGGGGcgcagggcagccctgggcaggCGGCAGCGAGGGGGCAGACCCAGCCCCGGCTCCCACTCCCTCACGCTTTACAAAGGCTGCAGGCGGCTCTGGGGCTGTGGCTGTGTCACTTGTGCTTCAGACAGCGCAGGAGAAGCTCCCgcccggggggcgcgggggtGTCCCCCGATGCGGAATGGGCACCCGGGTCACGGCTCTTGTCCTGGGGCTCCATGTCCTTTTAAAGAGGAATTAAGACAACGTCCTTGGAGCAGCAGGCAGCGGAGCCCGGAGCGGGGTGACCGTCCCTGTGGTCCCATCCAACACAAACTCCGCGAGGCTCGTTTACCAAAGACACTTGGAGATGCGGGTAGAAAACCAGCACAGTGATGAGGTCTGTAGGCTCCGGGCTGGGAAATCGCAGCCGTTCTAGCGAGAGCTTTGGGATTTGATTTCTTACATTCGTGAGTCAGGatgtaaaaacaaacacaaaacaaagcaacaagcaGAGGGATGAATCATGGTCTGGGAGCCTGGGGGGAACTCGCGCTCTCAGAGCCGCTCTTCCCCTCCTCGCTCAGAAAACACGTTTCCAGGGCAGGGACTGACAGCGACGGGTGTGGAACACGGAGAACAAACGCTGCACCGCGGTGCAGAGCAGAGGTAGGTTCGCCTGAGCCCCCGGTCCCCACTTCAACCGCTTCTTCTGTTCCCAAATCAGTTGCCTCTTGCAAAAAACTCCGGCTGGTTTGGGGGGGCAGCCCCCGGCTGAGCTTCGTAAAGCACTTTGGAGGAGTCGCTGAGCCGAGCGCCAGGAGGGCGGGACAGCAAAGCTCCGGCTTATTGCTCATTGCTCGTGTGTGGCCAACAAACAGAATCCCTGGGAGTCGAGGCAGCACAACGGCGGCCGTTGTGCCCGTTTAAGGCAGCGTTTCTACTAAACTAGGTTCCTAAACCACAGCTATCTCCTAAACACGCGAGACTAACAGCTCCCACTCCAAGAGAAACACCAAAGCAAACGGCTGAGCCGGTTCTCAACGCCTCATTTGATGCTTCTCCAGAACAAAGCCTTTCCTGGGGAGGGATCCCGGGTCCCTCCTCAGGGAAGCTGCTCTGGGGAGCCTGGGGACAATCACCCTGGGGACAATCACCTTGGTGCGGAGCACAGAGCCAAGAGCTGGATGGAAAAGGCAATTCGATATGAACGGGATGTTGAACAAGGTGTCTGAGAGCCGGGCTGGCAGGGAGCCGGCGCAGGTGGCAGCCAGGGGAAGGCAGGGGACAGCGGGAGCTTTGTCCCCACAGCTGCCATCTCCTGCGACACGCAGGGAGGTGCCACCATCCCCTGGATGGAGCTCACGGGTCCCAGagctcctggggggtcccagcgtTGCATCCAGCCAAGCGCTGCAGCTCCGACCAACCTCCTCCTGAGCCGCGGCGGCCAAAAAGCCAGCTGGTGAACTCGAACCTTCCCCACGGAGCTTCCAAGAGCCGCAGCCACCCACGGCGCGACCCCCCCGCTCACACGCTGCCGCCCGCCCGCGGCAGCTGCTCCATGTGCCGGCTGCGGCCCAGCTGCTGCGCGCCCTCCGCAACCTGCTGCAGCCGCGTCTCCAGCGCGCTCCGCAGGTCGTTCACCTTCACATCTGGGAGGGGGTTCAGGCCAATGAAGACCCCCGCCCCCTgcgcagcctcctcctcctcctcgcgagGCAGCAGCTCCCGTCTCCTCCGGCGCAGGTCCAGGTCCGCCTGCAGTTTCAGGTCCCGGTTGGGTTTGACGTCGTGGTCCAGCTGCGGGTCCCCCTGGGCAGCCGCTCCTCTCTCGGGTTTTCGGTCGTTCTCAGGGCCCGGTTTCTTCTCAGCAGTGTTGGCGAGGGCCCCGTCACCGTGTCCCTGCTGGCTCCGCAGCCCTCCCGGCGGCTCCTGCGCCCCCTTCTCCCGAGGAGCCTCTTCCCCGCGCTCCGCTTGGCCGGGCAGGTCCCGCTGTGGGTCGAGCTGCCGCCCGCCAGCGCCCGCCGCCCCCtgtgccgcagcccccggcccggcccgcaggTGCCGCTCGCTCTCTGCCGCGTCCCGCTGGTCCTGCGCCGCTGCCAGGGCTCCGGGCTCCACCTGGCTCAGGGCTTTGGCTTTCAGGTCTGTTCCCGCATCTCTTTCCAGGCTCTTTTCTGCCAGTCCCTGAACTTTGGCAGCCCCCGGCTGTTCTCTTTGGACGGGAGCTGTAGCCGCTTCCACGGCTTTCAGGGAATTCTTCTTCTCGTGGATGTCTCTTCCAGCTTTGGAGTCCTGACCTCCTCCTAAATCCTCCGCCAAGGGCTTCTTTTCTAGGTGGTTTCTGGCCGCTGGAACGCGTTGGGCATCCCCGTGAACGGGATCCCGGTTCTCCGCTGTATTTTTAATGGCTCTGTCGTTCTGCGGCAGCACCTTCCGCTCCCTGGGAGGAACGCCGGGAATCTCGCGCCTCTCGGGCTGCCCCcgcgtccccgcagccccgcggcgcTGCCCCCCGGGCTCGGCAGCCTGTCCCGGCGGCTCCCGCTGCTCTCTGCCGAGCGGCTGAGCCGCAGCCTCTTGCTTGGCGCCCGGACCCTCGTCCTCCCTGCTcccggggaggggcgcgggggggtccTGCTGCGCTTCCGCTGCGGAACAAAAACATAACACGTCAAGGCTTTTTCTCACGACGAGTGGGACATTTCCTTCTCCTCTCGCCACGTTCTGCACCACGGGGGACAGGGGAAGCGATCCCACCATCGTGGAACATGAGGGGAGCCGTGGGGGGAGCGTCACCCTGCGCTGGGGGATCCAGGGCCAGGCACACGAACTCTGCAGAGCGGCCTCTGCCCCGTGCCAAGGGACTCGGGTCTGTCCTGGCCGATTTTACAGCTGCTGAGCGCGCTGATCGGCCTGTGGAGGGGTCACGCTCTTGGGATGGGTGGTGTCCTTACCTTGCTTcagcttctcctctcctccctcctcctgcctctgctggTGGATCTCCTTGTGCTGCTCTTCGATCACCGCCAGCAGCTTCGCCTGCTGGTCAAGCAGCTGCTTGTGCTGTACCTGCTGCTCTTTGATCACCTGCAGCAGCACGGCGTGGTCCAGCAGCTTCGCCTGCCCCACTTCTAGAAACGACAAAAcaccaaaagaaataaaacccaagctCCGTGACTCAAACCTCTCATTAGAAACGACCCGCACGGTGGGATAAACCAACACAGAAACATCGACCCCACACACCAGGTACCGACGCTGAGCCGGGTCTTTCCAGGGGACAAGTCCTGGGTGACAACCAGAGTGACCAGAGGCTTCTATGGCCTGTTCTCCTGGCTTAGCCAAGGGATGGGCTGGCAGGAAAACACCCGCCGAACAATCCTGCCCACGGCCCCGCAGGACGGGGACATCGCTGCCCACGGCCCCGCAGAACAGGGACATCCCTGCCCACGGCCCCGCAGGTCACGGACATCCCTGCCCACGGCCCCGTAGGACGGGGACATCCCTGCCCACGGCCCCGCAGGACGGGGACATCCCTGCCCACGGCCCCGCAGGACGGGGACATCCCTGCCCACGGCCCTGCAGGACGGGGACATCCCTGCCCACGGCCCTGCAGAACGGGGACATCCCTGCCCACGGCCCCGCAGAACGGGGACATCCCTGCCCACGGCCCCGCAGGACAGGGACATccctgcccacagccccgcagAACAGGGACATccctgcccacagccccgcagGACGGGGACATCCCAGCCCACGGCCCCACGCGGCACCACACAGCGCACACGGTGGACGTGACTCGCGGTGATTCACCAGCCGTGAGCGCCACGTCACACACAGACCAGCAGCCCCAGGTCTGCAGGGACACGCCGCTGCCTTTGGACAGAGCCCCAGATGTGCCGAATCGCATCTGAGAGGGGGAACCGCGTGGCACCCACCTCCCACCCCAACCAGCTGCATTCCCCCCAAACTCACCCTGTTCCCAGATGCCCCGAAGGAAATAATGTCAAAATTATAGCCTGTAAAATGCCGTTTGAATTACAAAGGGATGCTGTCCAGGTTAGGCTCCTCTGGCACACGCTGCCTCCCTGTGCCGCTAATCACCCACAAGGTGATTAACGACAAATATCGCCAGTTCCCATGATGGCACCACGAGCCGAGGGCCCCTGGATTCCCGCCCGGGCCGACGGGGGAACTCGGTCCTTTCCAGAGAGCAATTGACTTTGCGAGATCTGTTTATTCTTCGCACGTTGCTCAGAATAAACACTGAAAACAGCAGTCACTTGTGGTCCTGGCTCCCCGAGCGGCCGGGTCCCCGCGGGCTGCGCGCGCGGCGGGAAGGTCTCACGCCAAATCAAAGCGCTTCTCCCCCCAGCTCCGCACACGTAGCTCCCGTGTCTGTGCGGCTCATCTCGCCCACACCGACCAACGGACACGGGGCTCCCGGCTGCCCCTTGGACCATGGGGAAAGCTGGCACCGCCGGAGCTTCGGCTGCATTTTAACAGGCGATCTCCACAAGAAACATCTTAAACAGCTATCGAATGAGAGCACTCGAGTTCCCGCGGCCTGGGGCAGCTATGGCCGGAGCACCCAACAGCTCTTTGCAGAGAGCACCCCGGGCTCCACGTCCTCCCCCTCGCTCCTGTGACGTCTTTTCCCTGCTCCCACCCCGCGCAGCTCAGGACGAAGCTCCGCTCAGGGTAGAGGCGCAGAGCGAGCCCAGCGCGGTTTGGGTGCCGCCCTCATGGAGCAATGGGGCAGCACCCCGGCACGTCCCACACAGACTGCGCAGGAAAACCCCTCAGAAACTCAGGTGCTTTCACCCTCCTTGAAACCTGAAGAGTCGCCACAGTCCTGACCCACCGCTGGCTTTTACACCCAGTGTTTGAAGCCCCGTTGCAGCACAGAACGAGAAGGCAATAATTAGCAATCCAAGCGGTGCCACCAAGCCAAGAGGAGGGCGACGCGCTCCCCGGGAGCAGAGCCCGCCCGCTGCCACCACACAGACGAGCGCAGAGCCCCAGGGTGGCACGAAGCAAAGGGCAGAGAGGAGCCCCCGGGACACACGCTCACCCTCCAGCTTGCTCTCCccgtcctgctgctgctcctggggatTCCGCGGCTCCAGCTGCTCCGCTCGCTCCGGGACGGGCAGCTCCGGCTTCTCACCTGCGGACAGACAGAGCTCTGTGGTCAGCGAGGACGCTCCGCGGCAGATGTTCCCCGAAACGACTCCGCGCCGCGCTGTCCCCCCCGCCTAAGCCGGCACAGTTTACATTCAACCCAACGACTGCAAGGgaagtaataaaagaaaaaaatatttaacaatcGTATCGACTCGTGGCAGCGAGCCAGCGCTAACTACCTCCGCCAATTAAAATGCAAGAACAGTTCTAACGAGCTTTTAGACGGGCACTTAGCAATGTGTTACCTGTCAAGATCTGCCGGCTCCGCGTCCCCAGTGAGCTCAGGGACGCACGGGAACAGCATGGCACCTGACATTTAGCAGGCTAGCAAACAACTGTTTGACAGATATTACAGGAGCTGTCAAAGCCACCAGATTCCTCCTTTTCCGCGGCAGCTGCTGACAGGGCTGCGCGCTCACGGGCTCAGCTCCCGCATTCACAGGAAACGCTGCGATGGAGGCAGGAACTGCCCGCTCTCCGGGATTCCAGGCCAAAAGGAGTTTGTTCAGACAAGCTTACCAGGGTCTCCTTCCTTCTCCGCCGACTTTGCAGCCTCCTCTGCTttcctggggagctggagcttcgATTTCTCACcatcacctgcagcctcagcttTCATCTCACCGTCGGGCACGGCAGCTCGCGCCTTGGCTTCCAGCGCTGGTTTGTCTGGCTCCAGCTCTTTGTAGGGCAGCCTGCCCTGCCGCGCCATCACCTCCAGCGCGTTCTTCGCATTCTTCCCGGGCTCGGCGGTCCCTCCCCGCGGCTGCTTCTCAGCAATCGCTTCCTTCCCTTGGTTTGGGCCAAGCGCCTCTTTCTGAGGATCCAGCGCCGGCTCCTCCAGCGCCGGTTTGAGCAGACGGTCATTGGCAGCTCCGGGCACAGCCTTGTTCTCGTGGGACTCCTCGCGCTCCCGCCCCATGTCCACCACCACCTCGTCGTGCGGGACGGGCGGCTCATGCCGATGAGCCTCCCCCACGGGCAGGGCGATCCCTGCGGGACGACAGGCAGGgtgagcggctggaaaaggagcgGGCAGCGGGTTCACCGCACACCCGGCTGCCCTTCTCAACCCAGCCCTCCCTTCCTCACCAGAGGCTGCGTTCCCAACGAGCCTCGAGAGCATCAAATACTAAATCACCTTCAGTGCACGAGGTAATGATCACAGACCAGGATCTTTATCAGAAATACTCCTGCAGCGTGCACCTCGAGCTCTGACGCTGGCACCTCTTCTCCAGAGCCCCCCTTACCCTGATCGGGACGGTCGAGCTGCACTTTCTCCTCCGGCTTCCCTCTGTCCTCCTCTCTCTCGGGAACCTCCATGGGCACCTTAATCTGCGGCTGCTCCATCTCCTCCTTGTCCCCCAGCAGTTTGGGCTTAGCGCGGTCGTCCTCCACCTCCTCCGCCGCCGGGTTCTGCTCTGCAAAGGCAAGACgggagctgcaggaggacgcTGGGCCGGGTCAGCAGCTCGGTGCTGCACCCGCACCCGCCGGGCAGCGACTTTCCCTCCAGCATCGCGCGGAGGGGTTCGGGCTTTTGTTCTGGGGCCGCCTGGTTTTCCCTGCGCGGTGCCTTTGCCGGGAAGGCCAGGCCAGGCCGGGCCGCCTGCCGCTGCGAGCCGGTGCCGCCAGATGGTAGCAAACCCCCGGCTCCCGGCCGGACCCCGCGCCGCGAGAAACCGGGGGGTCCGGCTGCACCCCCCGCCCCTGCACCAGCTGCACAGCTGCTCAAAGCCTCTTTTATCgtgacttttttctccttttggtgCACATCCCCAGCCCCTCGCACGTTTGAGTGTGACACGGGGAAACTCCCGAGGGGGACAGGGACTCCCCCACCTCTCCAAAGACACATCCCAGTCAAACCAGTGACGGGGTTCAGCGCTGGAGCAGCCCCCGCGGGACGGGAACGGGAACGGTCCCCCCGACCCACGCAGCGCGAGCAGGGAGCGAGCTCTTCCTCAGCAGAGCAGTGGAGGAGGAAATCCAATTGTTTCCCAGCACTGCAGTTGttctgcacattttttttccatctaacgAACTCTTCTGTAACAAAAAAACATTCTGCACTCTTCCCCCGTTTGCCCTCCCCCGAGCGATTTCCTTCGGGGAATTAATTCTATAAACATCTTCTcatctccccctccccctccgcaGGGCTGGTGCGATTTATTACAAGATGAACTCATGGGAAAGAAGAGATTGCCACAACTTCAGCTGCGTGGGCCTTACCCGAATTAGGggggaaaaagcccaacagaatgAGTACAAAATCCTGGCCCAGAGGGATCCGCGCCAGAAGGACCCCACGCCGGTCCAGAAACCTGGACGCTCTGGCAGCCGGTCCAGGGACGTGCGCGAGGCCGCCCGCGGTTCTCCGGTCGGGAACGATGGTGGGAGGGAAAAACAACTCGGATTTCATGAGAAACTTGAGGCTGGTGCGCAAGGGTCGCGCTGCCCATGGGGGGAGCGCCGGGCTGGGCCGGCCGGGCAGGACCCACCTCCCTCGGGCAGAGCGGGGTGCAGGAGCCGGTGCCCGGCCTGGCCGCGGGCCCTGGGCAGCGGGAGGGGAGCGCCGGGCTCGGCCGCGGGTGTTCCCGGTGAAGCCCTGGCCTGGCAGCAACACGCAACAAATCAGTTACTCCGTCGGAGGAAAGTTTTTCTGTTAATTGGTTCATGAAGCCGGGAGGGGAACGCGTTCCGAGGAGAGCGCGGAGGAGCCGGGAACCACAACCGCATTCCCACGGCAGACGGGAACCGCCAGCCCGGCAGCAAGAGGAGGGGAAACCGGAGCAGGGAGCGGGGCGGCCGACCCTGCGAGCACCAACGGAGCCTTAGACCAGAACTGCCCCGCTGGGGGAGCGCAGCAGGTGAACCCCCCCCTTTAAACCAGAACTGCCCCGCTGGGGGAGCGCAGCAGGTGAACCCCCTCCCCAACTTTAAACCAGAACTGGCTGGGGAAACCCATGGCGCAAAAAGCATCAATCGTCAATCAAGAGGCAGCCGCGTGGTCCCTGTTCTGCAAACAATGCGAGAAAagagcaaaacacaaacaaaacacaaacaacaaataaaagtcTCCACACCATAATAAGACAAAGTTGCCTCCAAGCCATCATTTGCTCAGCAGGAAACAAAATTAAGTTCATCATCAGGGTGTGAATTAACGACCTCTCACGCTGCATGGAAATCTATAAGGGACTATATGTGGTTTGCAGAGAACAATTTTGCTCGGGATGTGTAATAATCGCCGTGTCTCGCCGCCCTGCGGGTCCCTCTGGAGCGCGGAGCAGCAACGCTGCGCCTCTCCGTGCTTTACGAGCGGCCTCGGCCTCCCAGCGCGGGCcgagggctggcagggctgtttGGTTTGCAGCGGGGCCGCGGGCGCCGGGGGCTTCGCTTCGCCTCGGCACAGCCCCGGCTCCGCCGCTCCGAGGGAGCAGGGCTCTCCGCCACCGCCGCCGTGTGCTGTGGTTTGCAAACAGCCTCTCCAGGCTGCAATAAAACTGCACGATTAGCGAGCTAAAAGCctcccttcccccccgccccggttcGGGGAGCAGCAGCGGTCCCAGAAAGGCATTAAATCCTCCTCACACGTTTTCCCATCGCTCTCGGCCACCGCAGCGACAACTGCAGCCAAAAGCTGCGTCCGCACACGCCGCTGCGGGCAGGGGTGGCCGGAGGGGCCCCCGAGTGTCCCCGAGCCGAGGGGGAACCGGAGAAGGGACCGGGGGACACCGCCCCCCCGAGCACCGCCCGAGGTTCAGGATCGGCTCGTGCCGGTCCAGCTCCAGCCGCGCTTCAATCGCTTCAGCACCGGGAGACGGAGCAAAATCCACCAGCTCGTGTTAATGAAAATGAAGAGTAAGTGGGGCAGAGGGACGGGGGCAAACCGCTGTCCCCAAACGTGCCGAGCAGCCCCACGCAGGGCAGGGACGACCCCCTCCGggagcccagcgcagcccccTCCCCCTGAAACGGGTACAGATTCCACAAGGTTATGGAATGGCATCACCAAAATTAGTTCACAGTTGTCTCCCGACGCACCAGCAGTAAAAACGAACCCAAATTACAGGAGGCTGATGGTTCCTTTTCTGTGTCACAGGCGCTATTAAAAGCTCGGGTGCACAAAGCACCAGGGAGAGCCGCGGCGGATCAAGCTGTTCGGCAGTTATTAGCAGCTCCGCATAATCCACGGTTCACACGCGCCGGGGGCTGCTCGGGCTCCGGACGCCGTGGGGACGCAGCCGGGCAGGGCTCGGTTTTGGGGACAAACACCCAGATACAGCACATGAGACAAACGCAGCCCCGAGTTTCGCCCGAGTCCCATGTAACACAAACCAGGAGGACACAAGGGATGGATGGAGAAGGGTCCCCAGCGCCGGGAAAGGGTGTTCTTGCACAAGGAGCGTCAGTCGGGCCTTTGTTACCCGACGTTGCACAACGAGAAAGAAAACGAAGCAGTGATGATCAAGTAAGAAGctgaaaaatattacaaaatcttAATCCACCCCATGAGACCCTCTGGGGTGCTTTCAAATACAGAGAGAAATTGcctaattagcttttttttttttttttaatggataattGCCTTCATGAGCTTTCACAGGCAGCTTAGCAACCTTTTAACACAGGCGCACACGCTGCACGGCGCGGCAGAACATCTCTGAAAGGGGTTTTATACCTTTCCCGAAGAGCTGCTGACAGTAAACCTCCAGCAATCCAGGCAGGGGCTGTAATGGGCACTTGGGTGTCGTTAGTAAAAACACGGTTCAGACTCCGCTGGTCAATACATGTTCACATAAAAGGGCAATGTTCTAATATTCATAATCCCAGGGCCCACAGGGCAGGGTTTTAATGAAAGTCTGTACAGATCTGGTCTCCGCAACATCAAAGAGGCCAATAAAACTCCTCTCACATGCTGACAGGCAAAAGTCAGATGCTGAAGGCAGAGCTGGGAAAAAGCCGCGGCGCAGCCCCCGGGTTCGGCTCGGCTCGGCGGCCGGGGGCGCGGGAAGGGGCCGGGGCTCCCGTGTTGCTGCTGAGCGCAGAGCCCGATGCAGCAGGGACGGGGGCAGCGGTGCCGGGGGACGGGACGCGGCTGCCGTGGCTTCACAGGCTCCTGTGCCCGCAAAACACGGCGGGTGAGGCCAAGGAGCCACAGAGGAAGAAGGGCACCGTTTCCCACCTCTCACTGCTAGTCAAGCCCACAGCCCGCACAGGCACAGGGCGGCATGGGTCCAAGCGTGGGGCAGctcacagcagcagctcccatgtccccagcgccgGCTGCTGTGCAGGGACCTTGTCCCCTCACTCTGCGGGGCTCCATCCCCTTCGCACCGTCCTGGGGCACAGCAGGGCCAGCAGCCCCGTTGCCAACGGGCCCGCGCTGTGCCGGGGCAGCCGAGCCGCACGGCTCCTCCTGTGAAACGTGGGAACCGCAGCGCCGAAGCCGCCGTCCCGCCGGGGGAATTGCTCCATCCAGCGCAACGGGGAGCTCAGGGCCGGGCACTGGGCTCAGCAGGATGGCCGCTGTGCCGCGCCGGATGAGACACCAGCGTCCCGCTCCGCCGCCCCGCTTCACGGGGAGAAGAGATTTACCAAACCCCGGCGGACACCATCTTTATGGGACTTCTTTTCTATTTTCCCAGTCACAAGAACACGTGTCATTAGCGACGACTGCTGAAACGAGCAGCTGTTCTTTGGCCATTACTGCTCCCAAATTAACCAAGACGTAAGAATTCAATCGCATCCCTCCTCCCGGCCCTGCTGAGTGCGCTCCATTAAGGGATCAGGAGCATCTTGTGCTCAGGGTTGCCGGGTGTCCCCGGGAAGGACGCGCGCTGTGGGTGAACCACGAGCACATGAAACCCGGCGCTGCCGGGGCCGAGCGGCCCGCGGTGAACGTTATCGGCGCAGCACCAGCGTCTCGGAGACACTCAAAGCTGCTCGGCGGGAACGCAGCCAACAAGCGGGAGGGAGGATAATCTCCAGAAGAGACAAGCCCCTTTCTCGCTTCCGTTCTCAATCTCTGGGAGGATATTTCAAGGCctccaaagaacaaaaaaaagagaggaaaagggaaaaaaaaaaaagcaggagcaGAAGCAAGCAAAACTAAAATAAAGGCACAGGCCATGGGCGCAGATGAGGGGCAGCGCGGGGTCAGGAGACACCTGCTCGCCGTGGCCTTGCAGGGCCAGCCTGCAGCTGGGGCCGGGCCGGACCCGCCGTAATTCCATCAACGGCCACGgcaaacaaacaataaataacCTGAGCCGGTAAACAAAGCTGAGGCATAATCACAGGCTTTGTCAGAGCTCAAGCCCAATTCAAATTTATACCctcacaaccaaaaaaaaaatagtcagtgCCCATAAATTTACATACCTTGGAGTGCAATGAACGGCTGCTCTTGGAACGGTGGACAAGGCGCTGGCAGGAGCGGTGGGAGCAGCCCCGTTTGGGGACCCGCACCCCGTGGACAGGTGGCATTTACCACCCCAACCAGGAGACCGCACTCTGTCCCTCCAGGGACCCCGGTCCCACAGTGGCTCCCTTCCCCAATGAACCTTCCACACGGCACCTGGAGCTCACACCGGGCTTTTCCAGGGGGTAAAACTGTGGCTTTTCTCAGGAAAAGTCCCCGGGATGCTGGGGAGATGCACGGAGCCGCCCGGAAGAGACCCCGCTTCCACCACGCTTCTTTAGAACACGTTTTCCTAAAGAGCTggagctgggagcagggctgggcagcgcaGCTCGAGCACACGCATACCTGGGATTTTGAGCGAGTCCTGGTCAATTCCGTGCTCCTCTCCATCCAGGTGCTCCAAGCCCACGGCTTCGGTCTTCACCGGGGCGTCCTCCGTGGCAGACAGGGTGGTGTACGTGCTGATAACCAGGATTCCCAGGCCAATCCACAGGATGATCTGCACAAAGCGCCAGAGCTTCGGTTAGCGCAGCAAACACGCAAACAGCGTCTCCAAACAGTTCAAAGCTCAGCGCAATCACACGAGTCAAACAAGGAGGAGAGAAATTcaagaagtgaaaaagaaaaaccagtAGCTTTTGGCTGAGGTTTGTGTCTGGGTGTACA
The window above is part of the Patagioenas fasciata isolate bPatFas1 chromosome 18, bPatFas1.hap1, whole genome shotgun sequence genome. Proteins encoded here:
- the SLC38A10 gene encoding solute carrier family 38 member 10 isoform X1; this encodes MLDCTIYFTVVVSFLLEDKGSNFFRCPQMGTSGVFPSERHFRTAGEAAFHAYGKAGKMLVETSMIGLMLGTCIAFYVVIGDLGSNFFARLLGFQVSGSFRIVLLFAVSLCIVLPLSLQRNMMASIQSFSAMALIFYTVFMFVIVLSSFKHGLFSGQWLQRVSYTRWEGIFRCIPIFGMSFACQSQVLPTYDSLDEPSVKIMSSIFASSLNVVTTFYITVGFFGYVSYTEAIAGNVLMNFPSNLVTEMIRVGFMMSVAVGFPMMILPCRQALNTLLFEQQQKDGTFAAGGYMPPLRFKALTLAVVFGTMVGGIMIPNVETVLGLTGATMGSLICFICPALIYKKIHKNALCSQIILWIGLGILVISTYTTLSATEDAPVKTEAVGLEHLDGEEHGIDQDSLKIPEQNPAAEEVEDDRAKPKLLGDKEEMEQPQIKVPMEVPEREEDRGKPEEKVQLDRPDQGIALPVGEAHRHEPPVPHDEVVVDMGREREESHENKAVPGAANDRLLKPALEEPALDPQKEALGPNQGKEAIAEKQPRGGTAEPGKNAKNALEVMARQGRLPYKELEPDKPALEAKARAAVPDGEMKAEAAGDGEKSKLQLPRKAEEAAKSAEKEGDPGEKPELPVPERAEQLEPRNPQEQQQDGESKLEEVGQAKLLDHAVLLQVIKEQQVQHKQLLDQQAKLLAVIEEQHKEIHQQRQEEGGEEKLKQAEAQQDPPAPLPGSREDEGPGAKQEAAAQPLGREQREPPGQAAEPGGQRRGAAGTRGQPERREIPGVPPRERKVLPQNDRAIKNTAENRDPVHGDAQRVPAARNHLEKKPLAEDLGGGQDSKAGRDIHEKKNSLKAVEAATAPVQREQPGAAKVQGLAEKSLERDAGTDLKAKALSQVEPGALAAAQDQRDAAESERHLRAGPGAAAQGAAGAGGRQLDPQRDLPGQAERGEEAPREKGAQEPPGGLRSQQGHGDGALANTAEKKPGPENDRKPERGAAAQGDPQLDHDVKPNRDLKLQADLDLRRRRRELLPREEEEEAAQGAGVFIGLNPLPDVKVNDLRSALETRLQQVAEGAQQLGRSRHMEQLPRAGGSV